In one Sphingomonas hankookensis genomic region, the following are encoded:
- a CDS encoding transporter, with amino-acid sequence MKRIAFAALVAVLSTPSIAAARDYCPTRPSLGQSACTIEAGHYAIETALSDWERSSDSDMVLFGDTLFRLGLTDRSELQIDWTPLGIARDRPNGRNVVRTGDLEIGSRIALRNPDGKGLSYGLQPSVTVPVGRSPIGSGGWGVAMVAPVSYDLSKRINLQFSPELAWMPRDEGRGNAVAATATLGLGVLVSDACQFTTELQWQRAEGVTEHRLALAVAWQVSDDFFVDTGGVAGLDDNTPALRLYSGLSRRF; translated from the coding sequence TTGAAGCGGATCGCATTCGCCGCGCTCGTCGCGGTGCTGTCGACCCCCTCGATTGCTGCGGCGCGTGACTATTGCCCGACCCGGCCCAGCCTGGGGCAATCGGCCTGCACCATCGAAGCAGGCCATTACGCGATAGAAACCGCGCTGTCGGACTGGGAACGGTCAAGCGACAGCGACATGGTGCTGTTCGGCGATACGCTGTTCCGGCTCGGTCTGACCGATCGCAGCGAATTGCAGATCGACTGGACACCGCTCGGGATCGCCCGCGATCGACCGAACGGCCGCAACGTCGTGCGAACCGGCGATCTGGAGATCGGATCGCGGATCGCGCTGCGCAATCCGGACGGTAAGGGCCTGTCCTATGGTCTGCAGCCGTCGGTCACCGTGCCGGTCGGCCGCTCCCCCATTGGCAGTGGTGGCTGGGGCGTGGCGATGGTCGCGCCAGTCTCCTATGACCTGAGCAAGCGGATCAACCTGCAATTCTCACCCGAACTCGCCTGGATGCCGCGCGACGAAGGGCGCGGAAACGCGGTTGCCGCGACCGCAACGCTCGGGCTTGGCGTCCTGGTGAGTGACGCCTGTCAGTTCACGACCGAACTGCAATGGCAACGTGCCGAGGGTGTTACCGAGCATCGCCTCGCGCTCGCGGTGGCGTGGCAGGTGTCGGACGACTTCTTCGTCGATACCGGGGGCGTTGCCGGGCTGGACGACAATACGCCGGCGTTGCGCCTGTATAGCGGCCTGTCGCGACGGTTCTGA
- the xth gene encoding exodeoxyribonuclease III — MRIVSYNVNGIKARLPRLIEYLTEEQPDVVCLQELKASDDTFPEADIRAAGYGAIWHGQKGFNGVAVLARGSDPIERQRGLAGEPEDEHSRYLEAEVDGVVIASIYLPNGNPLPGPKFDYKLRWIDRLRGHAAELLAEERAVVLAGDYNVIPNDDDVYSVRAMQSDALMQPESRAGYRALLAQGWTDSLRTRFPKGGVWTFWDYQAGAWQRDAGFRIDHLLLSPIAADRFADAGVDKSHRGREKASDHAPTWVRLR, encoded by the coding sequence GTGCGGATCGTCTCCTACAACGTCAACGGCATCAAGGCACGCCTTCCCCGGTTGATCGAATATCTGACCGAGGAACAGCCCGATGTCGTCTGCCTTCAGGAGCTGAAGGCCAGCGACGACACCTTTCCCGAAGCGGATATTCGCGCCGCCGGCTATGGCGCGATCTGGCATGGGCAAAAGGGGTTCAACGGCGTCGCGGTGCTGGCACGTGGGAGCGACCCGATCGAGCGGCAACGCGGTCTGGCCGGCGAGCCGGAGGACGAACACAGCCGGTATCTGGAGGCGGAGGTCGATGGCGTCGTGATCGCGTCGATCTATCTCCCCAACGGCAATCCGCTGCCGGGACCCAAATTCGACTATAAGCTGCGCTGGATCGACCGGTTGCGCGGGCACGCCGCCGAACTGCTGGCGGAGGAGCGCGCGGTCGTGCTGGCGGGCGATTACAATGTCATCCCCAATGACGACGATGTCTATTCGGTCCGGGCGATGCAGTCCGATGCGCTGATGCAGCCTGAATCGCGCGCCGGTTACCGCGCGCTGCTGGCGCAGGGCTGGACGGATTCGCTCCGCACGCGCTTTCCCAAGGGCGGGGTCTGGACCTTCTGGGACTATCAGGCCGGCGCGTGGCAGCGCGATGCCGGCTTTCGCATCGATCACCTGTTGCTGAGCCCCATCGCCGCCGATCGCTTCGCCGATGCCGGTGTCGACAAAAGCCATCGCGGGCGGGAAAAGGCCAGCGATCATGCGCCGACCTGGGTTCGCCTGCGTTGA
- a CDS encoding HesB/IscA family protein: MTDVTLSAAAAARVAAIAEKQGKPAILRLSVEGGGCSGFQYRFGLADGAEADDSIAETDGVRLVVDSVSLDLVRGSEVDFVESLGGAAFRVTNPQAASGCGCGTSFAI, encoded by the coding sequence ATGACCGATGTCACCCTGTCCGCCGCCGCCGCCGCGCGGGTGGCTGCCATCGCCGAAAAACAGGGCAAGCCCGCCATCCTGCGCTTGTCGGTCGAAGGGGGCGGTTGCTCGGGTTTCCAGTACCGTTTCGGCTTGGCCGACGGGGCCGAGGCGGATGACAGTATCGCCGAAACGGACGGCGTGAGGCTGGTGGTCGATTCGGTCAGCCTCGATCTGGTGCGGGGCAGCGAAGTGGATTTCGTCGAGTCGCTGGGCGGCGCGGCGTTTCGCGTGACCAATCCGCAGGCGGCATCGGGCTGTGGCTGCGGCACCAGCTTCGCGATCTGA
- a CDS encoding M23 family metallopeptidase, giving the protein MRRHTISGRNQAAAAGLAAVTIAFSAYGMGQATIGTAMAGAVAGDDKVAAMQQQVDAMRADVARLHADARAHAARLDKRQAALAAVLTGSENADTLALAALDQAPAGASNSVTRPFDRVARQQAAMAAQAKAVADARYAQTAGSLRKLGLNPRRVMPAMGGPYEPVDAATAAAAAAGAATADAQADAQFRALFMSWKKLDTIEQAAISIPSYQPVQSLSFTSNFGVRSDPFRGTAAMHAGVDIPGPIGTPIYATADGIISRAERAGGYGNLIEVNHGKGIATRYGHLSKILVRDHERVKRGQMIGLMGSTGRSTGSHLHYEVRIDGSAVNPAPYLQAGQLAMAADRAQRQRLAMGGPAVAE; this is encoded by the coding sequence TTGCGCCGCCACACGATTTCCGGCCGTAACCAGGCCGCTGCCGCCGGTCTCGCGGCCGTTACCATCGCCTTCTCGGCCTATGGCATGGGACAGGCGACGATCGGCACGGCGATGGCCGGTGCGGTTGCCGGCGACGACAAGGTCGCAGCGATGCAGCAGCAGGTCGATGCGATGCGCGCCGATGTCGCCCGCCTCCACGCCGATGCCCGTGCCCATGCCGCCCGCCTCGACAAGCGGCAGGCTGCGCTGGCCGCGGTGCTGACCGGTTCGGAAAATGCCGACACGCTCGCACTCGCCGCGCTCGATCAGGCGCCGGCCGGCGCGTCGAACAGCGTCACCCGCCCGTTCGACCGCGTCGCGCGGCAGCAGGCGGCGATGGCGGCACAGGCAAAGGCAGTCGCCGATGCCCGCTATGCCCAGACCGCCGGTTCGCTGCGCAAGCTGGGGCTGAACCCGCGCCGCGTGATGCCGGCGATGGGCGGACCCTATGAGCCGGTCGATGCGGCCACCGCCGCGGCCGCTGCCGCCGGAGCGGCCACCGCCGATGCGCAGGCCGATGCCCAGTTCCGCGCTCTGTTCATGAGCTGGAAGAAACTCGACACGATCGAACAGGCGGCGATCTCGATCCCGTCCTATCAGCCGGTGCAGAGCCTGTCCTTCACCAGCAACTTCGGCGTCCGCTCCGATCCGTTCCGTGGCACCGCCGCGATGCATGCCGGGGTCGACATTCCCGGCCCGATCGGCACGCCGATCTACGCGACCGCCGACGGCATTATTTCGCGGGCCGAGCGCGCCGGCGGCTATGGCAACCTGATCGAGGTCAACCATGGCAAGGGTATCGCGACCCGCTATGGCCACCTCTCGAAAATTCTCGTGCGCGACCATGAACGGGTGAAGCGCGGCCAGATGATCGGCCTGATGGGCTCGACCGGTCGCTCGACCGGCAGCCACCTTCATTACGAAGTCCGCATCGACGGATCGGCCGTCAATCCCGCACCCTATCTGCAGGCAGGCCAGCTCGCCATGGCCGCCGACCGGGCACAGCGTCAGCGGCTGGCGATGGGTGGCCCCGCCGTCGCCGAGTAA
- a CDS encoding peroxiredoxin, with translation MEIGDSLPTGHLTSADGMRFALSDRIGRPIVLYFYPKADTTGCTREAQDFSALADEFRARNALVIGVSRDTLAKLKRFAEKHALTVELASDEDGSVCEAFGVWVEKQMYGRSYMGIERATFLFDAQGKLLRQWRKVKVAGHAAEVLAAVPA, from the coding sequence ATGGAAATCGGTGACAGCCTGCCAACAGGCCATCTGACCTCGGCAGACGGCATGCGCTTTGCACTGTCCGATCGGATCGGTCGACCGATCGTGCTGTATTTCTACCCCAAGGCGGACACGACCGGCTGCACCCGGGAAGCGCAGGATTTCTCCGCGCTGGCCGACGAATTCCGCGCCCGGAACGCGCTCGTCATCGGCGTGTCGCGCGATACGCTCGCGAAGCTCAAGCGCTTCGCCGAAAAGCACGCCCTCACCGTCGAACTCGCCAGCGACGAGGACGGATCGGTGTGCGAGGCGTTCGGCGTATGGGTCGAAAAACAGATGTACGGTCGGAGCTATATGGGCATCGAACGGGCGACCTTCCTGTTCGATGCGCAGGGGAAATTGCTGCGTCAGTGGCGCAAGGTCAAGGTCGCCGGCCACGCGGCGGAGGTCCTTGCCGCCGTTCCGGCCTGA
- a CDS encoding bifunctional [glutamine synthetase] adenylyltransferase/[glutamine synthetase]-adenylyl-L-tyrosine phosphorylase: MQFSADLLARVRAGSPFLSTLIDREADFLDRIAGFDVDVQAAVAAGGDMPLAQQLRIERPRVALLVALGDLAGVYDLTRVTRTLSDFADHALHRAIVQAIEDRTPGAEPAGFAAIALGKQGSHELNYSSDIDPILLYDPGILPRREKDSPAEAAVRIAKRAVELLQARDGDGYVLRVDLRLRPSPEATPIALPIDAAVSYYESAALPWERAAFIRARAVAGDVALGNRFLEAIRPFVWRRALDYGAIGEIREITRRIREHYAQGQAFGPGYDLKRGRGGIREVEFFAQVHQLVHGGRDPALRVPATRDALAALATSGRISTDEAATMDAAYTLFRTIEHRLQMVDDRQTHSLPDQQDALYRVARLHGLDDGRALLDLLAPHVAAVGSIYDRLDGAAATRLPADPQSLAERLEALGFASGEQGARRIADWRGGAYPALRSPAARAALEDSLPGLVAGLATASDPQAALLRLDAMLARLPSAINLFRLLEAQPALARLLSTILCHAPTLAEALARRAVLLDALIDARALEPVGTVDALAAEMLARSGDGYERLLDHVRDVVNEKRFMLGVQVVAGTGDPLDVAAGYARVAEAAVRVLAAATVEEFAQRHGRVPGSELIVLALGRLGGGALTHASDLDLIYCFTGDFAAESDGAKPLGAVLYYNRLAQRLTAALSVQTASGPLYEVDTRLRPSGAQGPLVVSLAGFERYQKEDAWTWEHMALARARPIVGSPEGQTQAAAIIARVLGGDRPKRDVAAEATTMRAEMARHKPPAGPLDAKLTPGGLVDLEFAVHVTQLSTGRGLVPQLGEAIGALAGEGLLPADLRPAHDFLTRLLVAMRLVAPDGQVPSAATQPILAAALGCADWPAALARLDEVRQSVTTAWAAIATGEQDGNR; the protein is encoded by the coding sequence ATGCAGTTTTCAGCCGATCTGCTGGCGCGCGTTCGTGCCGGTTCGCCGTTCCTGTCGACCCTGATCGATCGGGAAGCGGATTTTCTCGACCGTATCGCGGGTTTCGACGTCGACGTGCAGGCCGCCGTCGCCGCTGGCGGCGATATGCCGCTGGCACAGCAACTGCGGATCGAGCGGCCGCGCGTCGCGCTGCTGGTCGCGCTCGGCGATCTGGCCGGCGTCTATGACCTGACCCGCGTGACACGCACGCTCAGCGACTTTGCCGACCATGCGCTGCACCGCGCGATCGTCCAGGCGATCGAAGACCGGACGCCGGGGGCGGAGCCGGCCGGGTTTGCGGCGATCGCGCTGGGGAAGCAGGGCAGCCATGAGCTCAACTATTCGTCGGATATCGACCCGATCCTGCTGTACGATCCGGGAATCCTGCCGCGACGGGAGAAGGACTCGCCCGCCGAGGCGGCGGTGCGGATCGCCAAGCGCGCGGTTGAGCTGCTGCAGGCCCGCGATGGCGACGGCTATGTCCTGCGGGTCGATCTGCGCCTGCGTCCTTCGCCCGAAGCCACGCCGATCGCGCTGCCGATCGATGCGGCGGTTTCCTATTACGAATCGGCCGCGCTGCCATGGGAGCGGGCGGCGTTCATCCGCGCGCGGGCGGTCGCCGGCGACGTGGCGCTCGGCAATCGCTTTCTCGAAGCGATCCGACCGTTCGTATGGCGCCGCGCGCTGGATTACGGCGCGATCGGCGAAATTCGCGAGATCACCAGGCGCATCCGCGAGCATTATGCGCAGGGCCAAGCATTCGGGCCAGGCTATGATTTGAAGCGCGGCCGGGGCGGCATTCGCGAGGTCGAGTTCTTCGCGCAGGTGCATCAACTGGTCCATGGCGGCCGCGATCCGGCGTTGCGTGTGCCAGCGACCCGCGATGCGTTGGCGGCGCTGGCGACCAGCGGTCGCATTTCGACTGACGAGGCCGCGACGATGGACGCCGCCTACACGCTGTTCCGGACGATCGAGCACCGGTTGCAGATGGTCGACGACCGGCAGACGCACAGCCTTCCCGATCAGCAGGACGCGCTGTATCGCGTGGCGCGGTTGCATGGGCTGGACGACGGGCGGGCGTTGCTCGACCTGCTCGCCCCGCATGTCGCGGCGGTCGGCTCGATCTACGACCGGCTCGACGGCGCGGCGGCCACGCGCCTGCCGGCCGATCCGCAGTCGCTGGCGGAACGGTTGGAGGCGCTGGGCTTCGCATCGGGTGAACAGGGCGCACGCCGCATCGCCGACTGGCGCGGCGGCGCCTATCCGGCGCTGCGCAGCCCCGCGGCGCGTGCGGCGCTGGAGGACAGCCTGCCGGGGCTGGTCGCCGGGCTGGCCACCGCGTCCGATCCGCAGGCTGCGCTGCTGCGGCTCGACGCGATGCTTGCGCGATTACCTAGCGCGATCAACCTGTTCCGCCTGCTGGAGGCGCAACCCGCGCTCGCCCGGCTGCTCAGTACGATCCTGTGCCACGCGCCGACGCTGGCCGAGGCATTGGCGCGGCGTGCGGTGCTGCTGGACGCGCTGATCGACGCGCGCGCGCTCGAGCCGGTCGGCACCGTCGATGCATTGGCGGCGGAGATGCTGGCGCGCAGCGGCGATGGCTATGAACGGCTGCTCGACCATGTCCGCGATGTCGTGAACGAAAAGCGGTTCATGCTGGGCGTGCAGGTCGTGGCCGGGACCGGCGATCCGCTCGACGTGGCGGCGGGCTATGCCAGGGTCGCCGAAGCGGCGGTCCGGGTGTTGGCGGCCGCGACGGTCGAGGAATTCGCCCAGCGCCACGGGCGTGTTCCGGGCAGTGAACTGATCGTCCTGGCGCTCGGGCGACTGGGCGGCGGCGCGCTGACCCATGCCTCGGACCTCGATCTGATCTACTGCTTCACCGGCGACTTCGCGGCGGAATCGGACGGTGCCAAGCCGCTGGGGGCGGTGCTCTATTATAACCGCCTAGCCCAGCGATTGACGGCGGCGCTGTCGGTGCAGACCGCCTCTGGTCCGCTCTATGAGGTCGATACCCGGCTGCGGCCTTCGGGCGCGCAGGGGCCGCTGGTCGTCTCGCTCGCCGGGTTCGAGCGGTATCAGAAGGAGGATGCGTGGACCTGGGAGCATATGGCACTGGCCCGCGCCCGGCCGATCGTCGGTTCGCCGGAAGGGCAGACGCAGGCCGCGGCGATCATCGCCCGGGTGCTGGGCGGCGACCGGCCCAAGCGCGACGTCGCGGCCGAGGCGACGACGATGCGGGCGGAGATGGCGCGGCACAAGCCGCCGGCGGGGCCGCTCGACGCGAAGCTGACGCCCGGCGGCCTCGTCGACCTCGAGTTCGCCGTGCATGTCACGCAATTGTCGACCGGTCGTGGTCTGGTGCCGCAACTGGGCGAGGCGATCGGCGCCCTTGCAGGGGAAGGGCTGCTGCCCGCCGATCTTCGGCCGGCGCATGATTTCCTGACGCGGCTGCTGGTCGCGATGCGCCTCGTCGCTCCCGATGGGCAGGTGCCCTCCGCCGCGACGCAGCCGATCCTTGCCGCAGCGCTGGGCTGTGCCGATTGGCCGGCGGCGCTTGCCCGGCTGGACGAGGTGCGGCAGAGCGTCACGACGGCATGGGCGGCGATCGCGACGGGAGAACAGGATGGAAATCGGTGA
- a CDS encoding sigma-70 family RNA polymerase sigma factor has translation MTESDISENVEGEVREHVALPDPEFKKQLAQVIPHLRAFGRSLSGSRDLADDLVQETLLKAWAARQRFQAGTNMRAWTFIILRNLYLSQMRRARFKGEWDDLVADRILAAPASQDRHVELADMQRALLHLPQPQREALILVGAGGFAYEEAAEICNVAVGTIKSRVARGRVALEALMSEGKLPSRADQPDNNGQTVLDTIMGEVDDLSRER, from the coding sequence ATGACTGAATCCGACATCAGCGAGAACGTGGAAGGCGAGGTGCGGGAGCACGTCGCCTTGCCCGATCCCGAGTTCAAGAAGCAGTTGGCGCAGGTTATCCCGCATCTGCGCGCCTTTGGCAGGTCGCTGTCGGGCAGTCGCGATCTGGCCGACGACCTCGTGCAGGAAACGCTGTTGAAGGCGTGGGCCGCGCGGCAGCGTTTTCAGGCGGGCACCAACATGCGTGCCTGGACCTTCATCATTTTGCGCAACCTGTACCTGTCGCAAATGCGCCGGGCGCGGTTCAAGGGCGAATGGGACGATCTCGTCGCCGACCGCATCCTCGCTGCGCCGGCCAGCCAGGACCGCCACGTCGAACTGGCGGATATGCAGCGTGCGTTGCTGCATTTACCGCAGCCGCAGCGTGAAGCCTTGATCCTCGTCGGGGCAGGGGGCTTCGCCTATGAGGAAGCCGCCGAAATCTGCAACGTGGCGGTCGGCACGATCAAGAGTCGGGTCGCGCGCGGTCGGGTCGCGCTGGAGGCGTTGATGTCGGAAGGCAAACTGCCGTCGCGTGCCGATCAGCCGGACAATAACGGCCAGACGGTGCTCGATACGATCATGGGCGAAGTGGACGATCTCAGCCGCGAACGCTGA
- a CDS encoding response regulator: MSLGQQLAPHLPFLRRYARALTGSQTEGDQYVRATLEAIVAAPEEFPREVDPRLGLYRTFQAIWASSQPEAFGAASASGTENEAIAQARLARIAPLSRQALLLTAMEGFTTEDAAYLIEASPDEVEELVAEALREIEQQTRSRVMIIEDEPLIAMDLEQIVRDLGHDVTGVAVTRDEAVALAMQDRPGLVLADIQLADDSSGIDAVKDILSEFNVPVIFITAFPERLLTGERPEPTFLITKPFQRSTVKAAISQALFFDEATVPEAAA, from the coding sequence ATGTCGCTCGGACAGCAGCTTGCGCCGCACCTTCCCTTCCTCCGGCGTTATGCCCGGGCGCTTACCGGCAGCCAGACCGAGGGCGATCAGTATGTCCGCGCGACGCTGGAAGCGATCGTGGCCGCGCCGGAGGAATTCCCGCGTGAGGTCGATCCCCGGCTGGGCCTGTACCGCACGTTCCAGGCGATCTGGGCCTCGTCGCAGCCCGAGGCGTTCGGCGCCGCGAGTGCATCGGGCACCGAAAACGAAGCGATCGCGCAGGCGCGGCTCGCCCGGATCGCGCCGCTGTCGCGCCAGGCGCTGCTGCTGACCGCGATGGAAGGCTTCACGACCGAGGATGCCGCCTATCTGATCGAGGCGAGCCCGGACGAGGTCGAGGAACTGGTCGCCGAAGCGCTGCGCGAGATCGAGCAGCAGACCCGGTCACGCGTGATGATCATCGAGGACGAGCCGCTGATCGCGATGGACCTCGAACAGATCGTTCGTGATCTGGGCCACGACGTCACCGGCGTCGCGGTTACGCGCGACGAGGCGGTGGCGCTGGCGATGCAGGATCGTCCGGGGCTGGTGCTGGCCGATATCCAGCTGGCCGACGACAGCTCGGGCATCGATGCGGTCAAGGATATCCTGTCCGAATTCAACGTACCGGTGATCTTCATCACCGCCTTCCCGGAACGCCTGCTGACCGGCGAGCGGCCCGAGCCGACCTTCCTGATCACCAAGCCGTTCCAGCGCTCGACGGTGAAGGCGGCGATCAGCCAGGCGTTGTTCTTCGACGAAGCGACCGTTCCGGAAGCGGCGGCATAA
- a CDS encoding NepR family anti-sigma factor gives MKDGEQAARQSSAKKAVTPSPDKKDTSNLGNALRAVYQDAAGEAVPDEMLDLLSKLK, from the coding sequence GTGAAGGATGGTGAACAGGCGGCACGGCAGTCGAGCGCGAAAAAAGCGGTGACGCCTTCACCGGACAAGAAGGATACGTCCAACCTCGGCAATGCCCTGCGTGCCGTTTATCAGGACGCCGCGGGTGAGGCGGTTCCCGACGAGATGCTCGACTTGCTCAGCAAGTTGAAATAG
- a CDS encoding sensor histidine kinase has product MTTPSTGRRKPPSPAAALRRAPTGAKLMLILSAALLPLALIALFATLQTSRVADVDLRARLRVAATEASRAVAIELVGDMTALRVAMTAMAEDPADSPSCARVEGVFAQQASVGARFGIYSADGRLVCGTAIPVRMEGAPDAGGVRAQVVADSGLVLDIRGISSARVVAFFPVTMLRELAQPSGFASPFESGLLHGKEAELILSQLPEQGGIDRMERVNIPLGIDDLTFVMAVRRAPFTSSAIIAMLLPLVMWVAATGIGWFVVDRLLIRPLRRLRDDIERYRPGHPMADVNLGAVPAQEIADLGETFQELTHTVERHEQSMADGLVRQTKLTREVHHRVKNNLQVISSLINFHARSAHGAAAADAYATIQRRVDALAVVHRHHYAEMEENRGLELKSVIGELASNIRATASGSTSKLGITLNVEPVLVTQDVAVAVSFLLTELIELAVSVNPDAQIGVSLRHNAGTDTAVLRATSPSLVESEELEALVASRYGRIILGLSRQLRAPLHHDPLTGAYEIVIAARAA; this is encoded by the coding sequence GTGACGACACCCTCCACCGGTCGGCGGAAGCCACCAAGCCCCGCCGCCGCGTTGCGCCGCGCCCCCACTGGCGCCAAGTTGATGCTGATCCTCAGCGCGGCGTTGCTTCCGCTCGCGCTGATCGCCTTGTTCGCTACGCTGCAGACATCCCGCGTCGCCGATGTCGACCTGCGCGCCCGCTTGCGCGTCGCAGCGACCGAGGCTTCGCGGGCCGTCGCGATCGAACTGGTCGGCGACATGACCGCGCTGCGCGTCGCGATGACCGCGATGGCGGAGGACCCGGCCGATTCCCCCAGCTGTGCGCGCGTCGAAGGCGTATTTGCGCAGCAGGCATCGGTCGGCGCGCGCTTCGGCATCTATTCCGCCGACGGACGGCTGGTATGCGGTACCGCGATCCCGGTACGCATGGAGGGCGCCCCCGATGCCGGCGGCGTCCGGGCGCAGGTGGTCGCGGATAGCGGGCTGGTACTCGACATTCGCGGCATCAGCTCGGCACGGGTCGTCGCGTTCTTCCCGGTCACCATGCTGCGCGAACTGGCCCAGCCCAGCGGCTTCGCATCGCCGTTCGAAAGCGGCCTGCTGCATGGGAAGGAAGCCGAACTGATCCTGTCGCAATTGCCCGAACAGGGTGGCATCGACCGGATGGAACGCGTCAACATTCCCCTGGGGATCGACGACCTGACCTTCGTCATGGCGGTGCGTCGTGCGCCGTTCACATCGTCGGCGATCATCGCGATGCTGCTGCCGCTGGTCATGTGGGTGGCCGCGACGGGTATCGGTTGGTTCGTGGTCGACCGGCTGCTGATCCGTCCGCTGCGCCGCCTGCGCGACGATATCGAACGCTATCGCCCCGGTCATCCGATGGCCGACGTCAATCTGGGCGCGGTCCCGGCCCAGGAGATCGCCGATCTGGGCGAGACGTTCCAGGAGCTGACCCATACCGTCGAGCGGCACGAGCAATCGATGGCGGACGGGCTGGTGCGACAGACCAAGCTGACCCGCGAAGTGCATCACCGGGTGAAGAACAACCTGCAGGTCATCTCCAGCCTGATCAATTTCCACGCGCGCAGCGCCCATGGCGCCGCCGCTGCCGACGCCTATGCCACCATCCAACGGCGGGTCGACGCGCTGGCGGTCGTCCACCGGCACCATTATGCCGAGATGGAGGAAAATCGCGGGCTGGAGCTGAAATCGGTCATCGGCGAACTGGCGTCGAACATCCGGGCGACCGCGTCCGGTTCGACCAGCAAGCTCGGCATCACGCTGAACGTCGAACCGGTGCTGGTGACGCAGGACGTGGCGGTCGCGGTATCGTTCCTGCTGACCGAGCTGATCGAGCTTGCCGTATCGGTCAATCCCGATGCCCAGATCGGCGTTTCGCTGCGCCACAACGCCGGTACGGATACCGCCGTCCTGCGCGCGACATCGCCGTCGCTGGTTGAGAGCGAGGAACTGGAAGCGCTCGTCGCCAGCCGCTATGGCCGGATCATCCTCGGCCTGTCACGCCAGCTGCGCGCGCCGTTGCACCATGATCCGCTGACCGGTGCCTACGAAATCGTGATCGCCGCCCGCGCGGCCTAA
- the queE gene encoding 7-carboxy-7-deazaguanine synthase yields MTYSVKEMFLTLQGEGVHAGRRAVFVRFAGCNLWTGREADRATAVCRFCDTDFVGTDGIGGGKFADAAALVAAVEDQWGSDRMRRFVVLTGGEPMLQIDDALVAALHDAGFMIAIESNGTIAAHPGIDWICISPKAGSEVVQRHGDELKLVWPQHGIDVDAVEQWDFAHHLVQPMDAIGMEVAHREAAVDFAMARPKWRLSLQTHKLLGLR; encoded by the coding sequence ATGACCTATTCCGTCAAGGAAATGTTCCTGACCCTGCAGGGGGAGGGGGTCCATGCCGGCCGTCGCGCGGTGTTCGTGCGCTTCGCCGGCTGCAACCTGTGGACCGGGCGCGAGGCGGATCGCGCGACGGCCGTCTGCCGGTTCTGCGACACCGATTTCGTCGGGACCGACGGGATCGGCGGCGGCAAGTTCGCCGATGCCGCGGCGTTGGTCGCCGCGGTCGAGGATCAGTGGGGCAGCGACCGCATGCGGCGCTTCGTCGTGCTGACCGGTGGCGAGCCGATGCTGCAGATCGACGACGCGCTGGTCGCGGCGTTGCACGATGCCGGCTTCATGATCGCGATCGAAAGCAATGGCACGATCGCGGCGCATCCCGGCATCGACTGGATCTGTATCAGCCCGAAGGCAGGCAGCGAGGTCGTGCAGCGGCACGGCGACGAACTGAAGCTGGTCTGGCCGCAACATGGCATCGATGTCGATGCGGTCGAGCAATGGGACTTCGCGCATCATCTGGTGCAGCCGATGGACGCGATCGGCATGGAAGTCGCTCACCGCGAAGCGGCGGTCGACTTTGCGATGGCCCGGCCCAAATGGCGCCTGTCGCTCCAGACGCACAAGCTGCTGGGACTGCGTTAG
- the queC gene encoding 7-cyano-7-deazaguanine synthase QueC — protein sequence MTNTPLSVVLVSGGLDSMVSAALAREAGHRLLALSIDYNQRHVVELAAARRIAQALGAERHVVLPLDLSAFGGSALTDASIAVPKDGVEEDVIPVTYVPARNTIFLSLALGWAEAAGARDLWIGVNALDYSGYPDCRPEFIAGFEGLAELATRAGVEGSRFRIHAPLQHMTKADIAREAHRLGIDAGMSWSCYDPVGELHCGKCDSCRLRARGFVEAGLPDPTRYAEQPDTGR from the coding sequence ATGACGAATACTCCCCTCAGCGTGGTGCTGGTGTCGGGTGGACTGGACTCGATGGTGTCGGCTGCGCTGGCGCGCGAGGCGGGACATCGGCTGCTGGCGCTGTCGATCGACTATAATCAGCGGCATGTGGTCGAACTGGCCGCGGCGCGGCGCATCGCCCAGGCGCTGGGCGCCGAACGCCATGTCGTGCTGCCGCTCGACCTGTCGGCCTTTGGCGGGTCTGCGCTGACCGATGCGTCGATCGCGGTGCCGAAGGACGGGGTCGAGGAGGATGTGATCCCGGTCACCTATGTCCCGGCACGCAACACGATCTTCCTCAGCCTCGCGCTCGGGTGGGCGGAGGCGGCGGGCGCGCGCGACCTGTGGATCGGCGTCAACGCGCTCGACTATTCGGGCTATCCCGATTGCCGCCCGGAATTCATCGCCGGTTTCGAAGGGCTGGCCGAACTGGCGACCCGCGCCGGTGTCGAAGGGTCGCGCTTCCGCATCCACGCACCGTTGCAGCACATGACCAAGGCTGACATCGCCCGCGAGGCGCATCGGCTGGGGATCGATGCCGGCATGAGCTGGTCCTGCTACGATCCGGTCGGCGAGCTGCATTGTGGAAAGTGCGACAGCTGCCGGCTGCGCGCGCGCGGCTTTGTCGAGGCGGGGCTGCCCGATCCGACCCGCTATGCGGAACAGCCCGACACCGGCCGATGA